One part of the Thiohalorhabdus denitrificans genome encodes these proteins:
- a CDS encoding NAD(P)/FAD-dependent oxidoreductase, producing the protein MKKILIVGGGMGGTILANNLARRLRRELDKGDVKITMLSASDQHMYQPGLLYVAFGKAMPDELYRDQASLLEPGIEFHVDPVESFHLDNNQVATVSGKTYDYDYIAIATGSQAKPDNIPGLLEHGHHVYTEEAALKTWEALSSFEGGNVAIVTGVPHKCPMVPLEITFMMHDYFKDRGILDQVSFKYTYPIGRLHSLVNVGKWAEKEFDRLGIEYETLFNPKEVDGDSRQVHSEEGSTLDYDLLIAIPPHKGMDTIESNELGTSGWIPTDRATLNVEGHDNAFVLGDTTNLPISKAGSTAHYEAEVLGENIAAQVKHGRRVRDYDGKVFCFIEAGKDRATFASFNYTTPPDPQPPTETVHWFKLAYNQLYWNSVRGLL; encoded by the coding sequence ATGAAGAAGATCCTGATCGTCGGCGGCGGGATGGGCGGCACCATCCTCGCCAACAACCTCGCCCGGCGGCTGCGCAGGGAGCTGGACAAGGGCGATGTGAAAATCACCATGCTCTCCGCCTCGGACCAGCACATGTACCAGCCCGGCCTGCTCTACGTGGCCTTCGGCAAGGCCATGCCCGACGAGCTCTACCGCGACCAGGCCAGCCTCCTGGAGCCCGGCATCGAGTTCCACGTCGACCCGGTGGAGTCCTTCCACCTGGACAACAACCAGGTCGCGACCGTCAGCGGCAAGACCTACGACTACGACTACATCGCCATCGCCACCGGCTCCCAGGCCAAGCCGGACAACATCCCCGGCCTGCTGGAGCACGGCCACCACGTCTACACCGAGGAGGCGGCCCTCAAGACCTGGGAGGCCCTGTCCAGCTTCGAGGGCGGCAATGTAGCCATAGTGACCGGGGTGCCGCACAAATGCCCCATGGTCCCCCTCGAGATCACCTTCATGATGCACGACTACTTCAAGGACCGCGGCATTCTGGACCAGGTGTCCTTCAAGTACACCTACCCGATCGGGCGACTGCACTCGCTGGTGAACGTGGGCAAGTGGGCGGAGAAGGAGTTCGACCGCCTCGGCATCGAGTACGAGACCCTGTTCAACCCCAAGGAGGTGGACGGCGACAGCCGGCAGGTGCACAGCGAGGAAGGCTCCACCCTCGACTACGACCTGCTCATCGCCATCCCGCCCCACAAGGGCATGGACACCATCGAGAGCAACGAGCTGGGCACCAGCGGCTGGATCCCCACCGACCGCGCCACCCTCAACGTGGAAGGCCACGACAACGCCTTCGTGCTCGGCGACACCACCAACCTGCCCATCTCCAAGGCCGGCTCCACCGCCCACTACGAGGCGGAGGTCCTCGGCGAGAACATCGCCGCTCAGGTCAAGCACGGCCGGCGGGTGCGGGACTACGACGGCAAGGTCTTCTGCTTCATCGAGGCGGGCAAGGACCGGGCCACCTTCGCCTCCTTCAACTACACCACCCCGCCCGACCCGCAGCCGCCCACGGAGACGGTCCACTGGTTCAAGCTGGCCTACAACCAGCTGTACTGGAACTCGGTGCGCGGGCTGCTCTAG
- a CDS encoding sulfurtransferase TusA family protein, giving the protein MSETKIVDARGSFCPGPLMELIAAMKEVEVGDEVEVLSTDEGSANDVPEWLEKVGHEMVDNFQEEGVYHIRARKAK; this is encoded by the coding sequence ATGAGCGAGACCAAGATCGTCGATGCCCGCGGCTCCTTCTGCCCGGGCCCCCTGATGGAGCTGATCGCCGCCATGAAGGAGGTCGAGGTGGGCGACGAGGTGGAGGTGCTGTCCACCGACGAAGGCTCCGCCAACGACGTGCCGGAATGGCTGGAAAAGGTGGGCCACGAGATGGTGGACAACTTCCAGGAGGAAGGCGTCTACCACATCCGCGCCCGCAAGGCGAAATAG
- a CDS encoding DsrE/DsrF/DrsH-like family protein yields the protein MADKLALIVTSGSREQLQMAAMMASVGSVSGTEVTVFLSMNAMTYFIQGREREEAPHDGEMGRLLAEKGAPHFMDLFEQAAELGGAKIYPCSMAVDILEAGEDDLNPMLEKPLGLTKFMSDFEDATVLTF from the coding sequence ATGGCCGACAAGCTGGCTCTGATCGTGACCTCCGGCTCCCGGGAGCAGCTCCAGATGGCCGCCATGATGGCCTCCGTGGGCTCCGTTTCCGGCACCGAGGTCACCGTATTCCTGTCCATGAACGCCATGACCTACTTCATCCAGGGACGAGAGCGGGAAGAGGCCCCGCACGACGGCGAGATGGGCCGCCTCCTGGCGGAGAAGGGCGCCCCGCACTTCATGGACCTGTTCGAGCAGGCCGCCGAGCTCGGCGGGGCGAAGATCTACCCCTGCTCCATGGCCGTGGACATCCTCGAGGCCGGGGAGGACGACCTGAACCCCATGCTCGAGAAGCCCCTCGGCCTGACCAAGTTCATGAGCGATTTCGAGGACGCCACCGTCCTCACCTTCTAG
- a CDS encoding sigma-54 interaction domain-containing protein, with amino-acid sequence MHPTPDPVIQSLIDAQEGPFVLIDGDYRVVAANTAYREAYGLGADEPIVGRRCYEVSHHLDHPCHLDGEDCPHRRVFETQRQHVVLHTHYDRSGRAEHVRIKGHPVAGPGGERLVGEAITRLAGTEDMDCEEMRLIGNSPALLRAVDKLTQVAQSDLGILLLGESGVGKDLAARYVHSRSPRREGPFQVVDCSTLNGELFESEIFGHEPGAFTGCVGRKQGLFELADGGTLFLDEVGELPLAMQAKLLRALESGQFRRLGAEEAGSADVRVVTATNRDLAAMVREGTFREDLYYRLACITIQLPSLRERREDIPALAEALLTRINRANGTHCTLSSAALERLSAYDFPGNIRELRNILQRAVALCSGGVIGVEELGLEGESVPVERYRAAAPPSLRELELRSIQELLERYEGRRKPVAEALGMSERTLYRKLKRYGLN; translated from the coding sequence ATGCATCCGACCCCGGATCCGGTCATCCAGTCGCTGATCGACGCCCAGGAGGGGCCGTTCGTCCTCATCGACGGGGACTACCGGGTGGTGGCGGCCAACACCGCCTACCGGGAGGCCTACGGGCTGGGCGCGGACGAGCCCATCGTGGGGCGGCGCTGCTACGAGGTCTCCCACCACCTTGACCACCCCTGCCACCTCGACGGCGAGGACTGCCCCCACCGGCGGGTCTTCGAGACCCAGCGCCAGCACGTGGTTCTGCATACCCATTACGACCGGAGCGGCCGCGCCGAGCACGTGCGCATCAAGGGCCATCCCGTGGCCGGTCCCGGCGGCGAGCGGTTGGTGGGGGAGGCCATCACCCGCCTGGCGGGCACCGAGGACATGGACTGCGAGGAGATGCGCCTGATCGGCAACTCGCCGGCGCTGCTGCGGGCGGTGGACAAGCTCACCCAGGTGGCCCAAAGCGATCTCGGCATCCTGCTGCTCGGGGAGAGCGGGGTGGGGAAGGACCTGGCCGCGCGCTACGTCCACAGCCGGAGCCCCCGCCGGGAGGGGCCGTTCCAGGTGGTGGACTGCTCCACCCTCAACGGCGAGCTGTTCGAGAGCGAGATCTTCGGCCACGAGCCGGGGGCCTTCACCGGCTGCGTGGGACGCAAGCAGGGCCTGTTCGAGCTGGCCGACGGCGGCACCCTGTTCCTCGACGAGGTCGGCGAGCTGCCCCTGGCCATGCAGGCCAAGCTGCTGCGGGCCCTGGAGTCGGGGCAGTTCCGGCGGCTGGGGGCCGAGGAGGCGGGCAGCGCGGACGTGCGCGTCGTCACCGCCACCAACCGGGACCTGGCGGCCATGGTCCGCGAGGGCACCTTCCGCGAGGACCTCTACTACCGGCTGGCCTGCATCACCATCCAGCTGCCCTCCCTGCGCGAGCGCCGCGAGGACATCCCGGCCCTGGCGGAGGCCCTGCTCACCCGCATCAACCGCGCCAACGGCACCCACTGCACGCTGTCCTCGGCCGCCCTGGAGCGCCTGTCCGCCTACGACTTCCCGGGCAACATCCGCGAGCTGCGCAACATCCTGCAGCGCGCCGTGGCCCTGTGCAGCGGCGGGGTGATCGGGGTGGAAGAGCTGGGGCTGGAGGGCGAGTCCGTCCCCGTGGAGCGGTACCGGGCCGCCGCCCCCCCGTCCCTCCGCGAGCTGGAGCTGCGCTCGATCCAGGAGCTCCTGGAGCGCTACGAGGGCCGGCGCAAGCCCGTGGCGGAGGCCCTGGGCATGAGCGAGCGCACCCTGTACCGCAAGCTGAAGCGGTATGGGCTGAACTGA